The following are encoded in a window of Panicum virgatum strain AP13 chromosome 5N, P.virgatum_v5, whole genome shotgun sequence genomic DNA:
- the LOC120673745 gene encoding uncharacterized protein LOC120673745 codes for MEYGRSNRAPVLDEDDDDGDVPLPSHIVRDQINLSDLRDTTGDACISDWARRHVGDTHLGKRKFQRGHTKGDSKRQKQKGKATAKSVNSDTSTDDGDGERSPPYQETGDSSSAGDGDGSDGADAAAGGGGGGSGGGIPIRFTGETQFTHATQDPDHGAPESPRRTVGPTDNDTPQYSSSSYSDSRHSFHYPIPDISMEPQTRWVYEWEDPHFYTMLVQEWETTSAWTGQSWQDYKAELLRVRGLNVMSIAEYQMASRMGVFPFLR; via the exons atggaatatggtcGATCTAACCGcgctccagttctggacgaggatgatgatgacggagACGTCCCTCTCCCGTCTCATATTGTCAGGGATCAAATAAACCTCTCAGATCTACGTGACACTACGGGGGATGCTTgcatcagcgattgggcacgtagacatgtgggtgacactcacctagggaagaggaAATTCCAGAGGGGGCATACGAAGGGTGACTCGAAGCgtcaaaaacaaaaaggaaaagcaaCAGCAAAATCAGTGAACAGCGACACGTCCACAGATGATGGCGATGGTGAGCGTAGTCCACCGTATCAAGAGACTGGGGATAGCAGCTCCGCTGGTGATGGTGACGGTAGTGACGGtgcagatgctgctgctggtggtggtggtggtggtagtggtggtggtatTCCCattcgtttcacag gggagactcagttcacacatgctacacAGGACCCCGATCATGGAGCACCGGAATCGCCGAGGAGAACGGTTGGACCGACGGACAACGATACTCCacagtactcttcttcctcctatagcgattccaggcactcttttcactatcccatacctgacatcagcatggagCCAcagacgagatgggtgtacgaatgggaagacccccatttttacactatgttagttcaggaatgggagacaacatcggcgtggacagGGCAATCTTGGCAAGACTACAAGGCTGaactgcttagagtgcgaggtttGAATGTGATGTCCATCGCCGAATACCAAATGGCGTCCagaatgggggtcttcccattcttaCGTTGA
- the LOC120673746 gene encoding serine hydroxymethyltransferase 4-like, with translation MDPVASWGLTPLAGADPEVYDLLEREKRRQRRGIELIASENFTSFAVMEALGSPLTNKYSEGMPGARYYGGNDVIDEIENLCRSRALAAFRLDPAAWGVNVQPYSGSPANFAAYTALLNPHDRIMGLDLPSGGHLTHGYYTAGGKKISATSIYFESLPYKVSATTGYIDYEKLEEKALDFRPKLIICGGSAYPRDWDYARLRAVADKVGALLLCDMAHISGLVATQEAANPFEYCDVVTTTTHKSLRGPRAGMIFYRKGPKPPKKGQPEGAVYDYEDKINFAVFPSLQGGPHNHQIAALAVALQQTMTPGFKAYAKQVKANAVAIGNYLMSKGYKMVTDGTENHLVLWDLRPLGLTGNKVEKLCDLCHITLNKNAVFGDSSALAPGGVRIGAPAMTSRGLVEKDFEQIGEFLHQAVTICLNIQKEYGKLLKDFNKGLVNNKDIENLRAEVEKFADSFDMPGFTLESMKYKE, from the exons ATGGACCCAGTCGCCTCGTGGGGTCTGaccccgctcgccggcgccgacccGGAGGTGTACGACCTCCTGGAGCGCGAGAAGCGGCGCCAGCGGCGCGGCATCGAGCTCATCGCCTCCGAGAACTTCACCTCCTTCGCCGTCATGGAGGCGCTCGGCTCCCCGCTCACCAACAAGTACTCCGAGGGCATGCCCGGCGCCCGCTACTACGGCGGCAACGACGTCATCGACGAGATCGAGAACCTCTGCCGttcccgcgcgctcgccgccttCCGCCTCGACCCGGCCGCCTGGGGCGTCAACGTGCAGCCCTACTCGGGCTCCCCCGCCAACTTCGCCGCCTACACCGCGCTGCTCAACCCGCACGACCGGATCATGGGCCTCGACCTCCCCTCCGGCGGCCACCTCACCCACGGGTACTACACCGCCGGCGGAAAGAAGATCTCCGCCACCTCGATCTATTTCGAGAGCCTGCCGTACAAGGTGAGCGCCACCACAGGGTACATCGACTACGAGAAGCTCGAGGAGAAGGCCCTCGACTTCCGCCCCAAGCTCATCATCTGCGGTGGCAGCGCGTACCCCAGGGATTGGGACTACGCCAGGCTCAGGGCCGTCGCCGACAAGGTCGGGGCGCTGCTCCTCTGCGACATGGCGCACATCAGCGGGCTCGTCGCCACGCAG GAAGCTGCAAATCCTTTTGAGTATTGTGATGTGGTTACTACTACCACACACAAGTCTCTTCGTGGGCCAAGGGCTGGAATGATTTTCTACAGGAAAGGCCCTAAGCCCCCAAAGAAGGGCCAGCCTGAGGGTGCTGTGTATGACTATGAAGACAAGATCAACTTTGCAGTGTTCCCATCTCTGCAAGGTGGGCCTCACAACCACCAGATTGCGGCACTTGCTGTTGCTCTGCAGCAGACTATGACACCTGGCTTCAAGGCCTATGCAAAGCAAGTGAAGGCGAATGCTGTTGCCATTGGAAACTATCTCATGAGCAAGGGCTACAAGATGGTGACTGATGGAACTGAGAACCACCTTGTTCTCTGGGATCTCCGTCCTCTTGGCTTGACCG GAAACAAGGTTGAAAAGCTCTGTGACCTTTGTCACATCACATTGAACAAGAATGCTGTCTTCGGTGACAGCAGTGCATTGGCTCCGGGTGGTGTCCGCATTG GTGCCCCCGCGATGACCTCGAGGGGTCTGGTGGAGAAAGACTTTGAGCAGATTGGTGAGTTCCTCCACCAGGCGGTGACCATCTGCCTGAACATCCAGAAGGAGTATGGCAAGCTCCTCAAGGACTTCAACAAGGGCCTTGTGAACAACAAGGACATTGAGAACCTCAGGGCTGAGGTGGAGAAGTTTGCTGACTCCTTCGACATGCCTGGGTTCACGCTCGAGAGCATGAAGTACAAGGAGTAG
- the LOC120673747 gene encoding 60S ribosomal protein L29-1-like: MAKSKNHTAHNQSYKAHKNGIKKPKRHRQTSTKGMDPKFLRNLRYSRKNNKGDEAKSEE; this comes from the exons ATGGCCAAGTCGAAGAACCACACGGCGCACAACCAATCGTACAAGGCGCACAAGAACGGCATCAAGAAGCCCAAGCGCCACCGCCAGACCTCCACCAAGGGG ATGGACCCCAAGTTCCTGAGGAACCTGAGGTACTCTAGGAAGAACAACAAGGGTGACGAGGCTAAATCGGAGGAGTAA